The window CAGTGGGCCTACAACGCGGTCACCCAGCAGCAGTGGCAGCTCGTCGCGGAGCCCTCCGCCGTCTGATAGCGCCGGACCCACCCCGGGCGGACAGCCGTCCGAGCGGTGACTCGCCGTCATCCGGAACGCGGTCGCGATCGGTCGGCCGCGGGCATCAGGCCGGTGACCCGATCCTCGCCGTCGAAGCCGCCTCCGGCGGGTCCGCGGTCACTGACCGGATCCGGCCGGAAGCACATGGGTGCGGGCGTATCTGATGGCGGTGGGGGTGTCGGGAAACACGTGCCCGTCACGGCGAAGCCGGTCGGCAACGCCGAGAACGTCCAGGATATGTTCGTGCTCGGGCACGACACCGGACAGCAGCACGGTGATTCCGCGTCGTTGCAGGCGAGCGATCGCGTTTCCGAGGACGTGCGCTCCGGTCGCATCGATGGTCGACACCCGTGACATACGCAGGATGACCACCCGCACGTCGGCGACCTCGGTCAGCTCCAGCAGGAAGTGATGTGCGGCGGCGAAGAACAGCGGACCGTCGAGCCGGTACGCGACGATGTGCTCGGCGAGGAGCCGGTGTTCCTCGGCCGAGTGATCACCGGGCTCCAGCGCGACCTGCTCCAGCCGAGCGGAACGGGCCACCGCTCGCAGCGCCAGGACCACGGCCACGCTGAGGCCCACAGCGACCGCGGTGACCAGGTCCAGAGCGACGGTCACGGTGAAGGTGAGCGCAAGGACCAGGGCATCCCCGCGGCCGGAACGCACCAGCGCCGTCAAAGCACTGACCTCGACCATACGAACAGTGGTCGCCAGCAGCACCCCCGCCAGCGCTGCGAGCGGGATGTGCGATACCCACGGCGCGGCGACCAGGACGATTCCCATGAGGGCGACCGCATGGGTCAGGGAGGCGAGTTTGGAGCCGGCGCCGGCACGTACGTTGACCGCGGTGCGCGCGATCGCCGCTGTAGCCGGTATTCCGCCGAACACCGGGACGATCAGATTGGCCAGGCCCTGACCGAACAGTTCCCGGTCCGGATCATGCTGCTCGTTGACGCTCATCGCGTCGGCGACGGAGGCCGACAGCAGACTCTCCAACGCGGCAAGGGCCGTCACCGCCAGTGCCGAAGGCAAGAGCGCGGCGGCGGCGTGCAAATCCAGGAAGTCCAGCGACGTGGCGGGCAGTCCGGCCGGTAGCGTGCCGATGGGAGTCAAGCCGAGGGGCGTCACCTGGGCCAGAACCGTCGCAGCGGCCACCGCGATCAGGGAGAACGGCAGCCGTGGACGCCACCGGGCACCGAGCAGCATCACCGCGGCGACGCCCAGCGCAACCACGACGGGGGCGGGGTGCGGATCGGCGACAAAACGGGTCACGGAGTCGACCGCCACCGCCCACACCTTCTCCCCCTGCGCGCCCGCGACCCCGAGGGCGGCCGGAACCTGCTGCAACGCGATCACCACGGCGATACCGGCGGTGAAGCCCTCGATGACGGGGGTCGGCAGGTATCGCACGTAACGGCCGAGCCGGGCGAGGGCCAACCCGAGCAGCAGTACCCCTGTCATTGCGCCGACCATCAACACCCCGGTGGCCCCGAACTGCGCCACCACCGGGACAAGGACCACCGTCATCGCCCCCGTCGGCCCGGACACCTGGAGGTTGGATCCGCCGAACACGGCCGCGACCGCGCCCGCGACCACCGCGGTCACCAGCCCGGCCTGCGCGCCGAGCCCGGAGGTGACCCCGAACGCCAATGCCAGGGGCAGAGCCACTACCGCCACGGTCAACCCGGCCAGCACATCACGGCCCGGATTGCGCCGCACCGCCACCCAATCCGAACGCTGCGGCAGAAGCCGGGCCATCCGCCCAGCGGCGCCGGCCACGGTAGCCGCCGTCACCGAGCCGGCCGGTCGGCCTGCAGCTGCACCAGAAGGTCACCGCGATCAGTCAAGACCGCCCCGAGAATCCGGCGGCCGGCGGCCAACAAATCGGCCACGTCGGGAGTGCTCAACGCGTACCGGGTCGCGGCACCCTCCCGTGTGGACTCGACCAGACCCGCCCGCCGCAGGACGGCGAGCTGCTGCGAGAGGTTGGACGCCTCCACCTCAATCTCCGACAGCAGGTCACGAACCTTTCTCGGACCGTCCTGCAACAGCTCGAGCACCCGGATGCGCACCGGATGCCCCAACGTGCGGAACAGCTCCGCTTTGGCCTGATACAACGGCACCGGCACGCGCCCACCCACCCGTCTCGAATCAACCTACCTAGTTTATCAATTGAAGAATTCTTCAAGTTGGGAACCGGCCGCAGGCGTTACGGTTGCGCATCACACCGAAGTCGGTTGTGGATGCCACGTCAAGCCTCCGGCCGGCGCTGCGGACCTCCACAGCGCGACGCACATGGCTCGAGTCTCGGTCTCGACTACCGGCCCCGCTGTCCAGGAGATCACAAAAGGTCAGGGACCTGGTTCGCGAGGAGTACCGCACGATCTTCGGAGAGGAACCATGACTTTGCCTGTACCGCCGAACCGTCCCGTGCCACCAGTCCGAGAGATGAGCGATATGGCATTGGCCGACCTCATCCGAGCCGGTGGCCCATTTCGGGAAGGCCGTTTTCGAACCGGGCGACAGGGCCGCGACCGACGAGGGCGCGGCGAGTCTGCTCGGGGATCCGACCCGCCTTCCTGTCCTTTTTCAGTTGGTCGCGTACAGCTGGGCCAGGTCGATCAGTTGAATGCCTGAATCGGCGGCAGCCGCGACACGGAGATCATCGGCGAATCCGCCGCCGCTGAACAGCAGCAGCCGGCACCGGTCGGTGCGGATGTCGTCCCGGCGATTGAGCAGGGTGCGGATGTGGTATAGGCGTTGCAGATGACCGGTTCCCACGGTCTCGTTCCACTTGGCCTCACCGACGGCGAGCAGTTCTTCGCGGTCGTGATCGTCGCGGCCGAAGACGGCGACGTCGACTTCGTGTTGGGTCCGGGCCGCGGGGTCGTTTACGATGCCGGCCGCGACTCTGGTCGGGTAGCCACCGAGCAGGGCCGGGTCGGCTTCCCAGCGGGCCCAGCTCCGGCAGATCGTCTCGTAGTGCGGGCCGACGACCTTGCTCAGGAAGGTGCGCTGCAGGCGGGGCCAGACCTGCCGGGCACGACCGGTACGTTCGAGGTCGCCCCAGGCCGGTCGCATGACGGCGTGGTAGAAGGTCAGCAGCGGCTCGGCGATCCGGTAGACGCCCCTGTTGCTCTTGAACGCGTCCTCCTCGCGTACGACCAGTCCGGAGTCCTCCAGCACGCCCAGGGCATGAGCCAGGTCGGACGGTTGCCGGCCCAGGAAGTTGGCGATCTCGCCGCGTCGCGTGCGTCCCTCGGCAATCGCGGCAAGGACCGAGTGGTACAAAGCCGGATCTCGGATGTCGGGTTCCTCTGCGAGCAGATAGCGGGCTTCCCGGAACAACGGGCGCGCCGGATTCAGCACAGCACGGACAACCCAGTCGTCGAAGTCGCCGGGCCCTTCTGGCGAATCGTCCTGGGTGAACTCGTGCCGATAGGCGGGCGTGCCGCCGACGATCGCGTTGACGAGCAGCGCGGTGCGCGGGTCGCCGATGTCCCAGAACCGGGCGGCCGCCCGGTAGTCAAGCGTCCGGACCACCAACTCGAGGCCGGCGCGGCCGCGCAGCGGCGCAGTCCCGGACAACAAGCCACCCATGAACGACAGCGCCGAACCGCACAGCAGCAGCCGCACCTGCGTGTTCGAACGTTGACCGGCCGGGTCGAGGGCACGCTGAATGATCGAAGGCAGCGCTGGGCTGGATCGGGCCAGAAACGGAAACTCATCGATCA of the Actinoplanes sichuanensis genome contains:
- a CDS encoding SulP family inorganic anion transporter, which gives rise to MARLLPQRSDWVAVRRNPGRDVLAGLTVAVVALPLALAFGVTSGLGAQAGLVTAVVAGAVAAVFGGSNLQVSGPTGAMTVVLVPVVAQFGATGVLMVGAMTGVLLLGLALARLGRYVRYLPTPVIEGFTAGIAVVIALQQVPAALGVAGAQGEKVWAVAVDSVTRFVADPHPAPVVVALGVAAVMLLGARWRPRLPFSLIAVAAATVLAQVTPLGLTPIGTLPAGLPATSLDFLDLHAAAALLPSALAVTALAALESLLSASVADAMSVNEQHDPDRELFGQGLANLIVPVFGGIPATAAIARTAVNVRAGAGSKLASLTHAVALMGIVLVAAPWVSHIPLAALAGVLLATTVRMVEVSALTALVRSGRGDALVLALTFTVTVALDLVTAVAVGLSVAVVLALRAVARSARLEQVALEPGDHSAEEHRLLAEHIVAYRLDGPLFFAAAHHFLLELTEVADVRVVILRMSRVSTIDATGAHVLGNAIARLQRRGITVLLSGVVPEHEHILDVLGVADRLRRDGHVFPDTPTAIRYARTHVLPAGSGQ
- a CDS encoding ArsR/SmtB family transcription factor, translated to MPVPLYQAKAELFRTLGHPVRIRVLELLQDGPRKVRDLLSEIEVEASNLSQQLAVLRRAGLVESTREGAATRYALSTPDVADLLAAGRRILGAVLTDRGDLLVQLQADRPAR
- a CDS encoding AAA family ATPase, whose protein sequence is MRPGLCRYSYCNYAYMRVAMEKPGEIFDRDAEWEELVRFARLPQQGATLGVVSGRRRQGKTFLLDALVRAGDGFMFTATESSEADALRQFGQALSDHLGEATPLRFVDWDEAITRTMALARRGPMPVVIDEFPFLARSSPALPSIIQRALDPAGQRSNTQVRLLLCGSALSFMGGLLSGTAPLRGRAGLELVVRTLDYRAAARFWDIGDPRTALLVNAIVGGTPAYRHEFTQDDSPEGPGDFDDWVVRAVLNPARPLFREARYLLAEEPDIRDPALYHSVLAAIAEGRTRRGEIANFLGRQPSDLAHALGVLEDSGLVVREEDAFKSNRGVYRIAEPLLTFYHAVMRPAWGDLERTGRARQVWPRLQRTFLSKVVGPHYETICRSWARWEADPALLGGYPTRVAAGIVNDPAARTQHEVDVAVFGRDDHDREELLAVGEAKWNETVGTGHLQRLYHIRTLLNRRDDIRTDRCRLLLFSGGGFADDLRVAAAADSGIQLIDLAQLYATN